The Microcebus murinus isolate Inina chromosome 4, M.murinus_Inina_mat1.0, whole genome shotgun sequence genome has a segment encoding these proteins:
- the LOC105878652 gene encoding phospholipase A and acyltransferase 3, translated as MRAPIPEPEIGDLIEIFRPFYRHWAIYVGDGYVVHLAPPSEVAGAGAASVMSALTNRAVVKKELLYDVAGRDKYQVNNKHDNKYTPLPPSKIVKRAEELVGQEVLYKLTSENCEHFVNELRYGVARSDQVRDFVLAAGVAGVGLAAMGLVGVMFSRNKQQKH; from the exons ATGCGCGCGCCCATT CCAGAGCCGGAGATCGGAGACCTGATTGAGATTTTCCGCCCTTTCTACAGACACTGGGCCATCTATGTTGGCGATGGATATGTGGTCCACCTGGCACCCCCAA GTGAAGTGGCGGGAGCCGGCGCGGCCAGCGTGATGTCCGCCCTGACCAACAGAGCCGTGGTGAAGAAGGAGCTGCTGTACGATGTGGCCGGGAGAGACAAGTACCAGGTCAACAACAAGCACGACAACAAGTACACGCCGCTGCCTCCCAGCAAGATCGTCAAGCGGGCGGAGGAGCTGGTGGGGCAGGAGGTGCTCTACAAGCTGACCAGCGAGAACTGCGAGCACTTTGTGAACGAGCTGCGCTACGGAGTCGCCCGCAGCGACCAG GTCAGAGATTTCGTCCTGGCAGCGGGCGTCGCAGGAGTGGGCTTGGCAGCCATGGGCCTGGTTGGAGTCATGTTCTCAagaaacaagcaacaaaagcatTAA